The Syngnathus acus chromosome 3, fSynAcu1.2, whole genome shotgun sequence genome includes a window with the following:
- the nhsb gene encoding Nance-Horan syndrome protein isoform X2 has product MPFAKRIVEPPLLCRHQIPNDEGLIFEDLCAITNVVLSRTLRQLSDLARHACSLFQELENDIVSTNRRVWGLQNKIGRIQQNASALDPKKEAVPVSNLDIESKLSVHYQAPWHQQHNVFHPRTRPPCLEELHKNSQFSLRALRRDEKQNEPPTSREKNKVTISVSTAPPIPTFPSPHSIRRQQRSRLARAQEREERERELDYQPSKERTVRETEIQTIQRKERPGREVDIQTIQRKATSTGEGDEDEVLTGHKTKTSAHAVPSTQDKETKWSKENVSHSDQKTTSDDTRAVSSCIIPINVTGVGFDREASARCSLVHSQSVLQRRRKLRRRKTITGIPKRVQQDMDSDESPVARERTVIVHANPHQLSLCHEDFSISGRLHHTRDSGCQTDDFLIACTAAPSRRRIRAQRGHQGIPASLSHSTGNISSLGDQSDSTYTSTATHTGRLRSRSLPREGGRLMDSDEDDDDNYDDDDDEDEELSPYEPEDFIPPGPSPRLKMMMMKDEEESTDDQAAPEPLQLGSLKRLQRSGERDRGGGSPEHCWMERGRSRLPRKADMGSCEISSSSDTFSSPIHSVSTTGVLSSHVDPKEDHQSSSGNWSGSSSTCPSQTSETIPPPSSPPLTGSSHCDSELSLNTVPNAMDEGFSLDPSYHSELRPQGPGHRSSSFTSSATDQLDDAGVSTASEGEWAYPPDQDQLDPDQYHDHTQNVCPSQDYSSKQAREQTCFSEKTNIADKDTGSHCSSDAEGLCTSEQFGKSNKSCGHYIYNYADQGTDCGQSNMVAPPPISHGVYSPASSEYKRGTMTLGRPCRPLRKPKLKPPPPMRTSSLKEPSSSVDVGTDTQADQDQPKMVSEQDLTLSSTDMKLELELVGIPEPLETSCLVAEPMGTWVMGLGESVDIVEPMSFSSADTHSFKDEGAVQSDYADLWLHNTEVKSNTCEYKSLSNSSTATGTTVMDCVKSPDSSSSSDTQSQTLSQSSETRAASPPHPPGDFKLGSPEKLAGLASPSSGYSSQSETPTSTLPSTSAAFFPGPLSPSTGKRKPRVPERKSSLSSLQHLPRDGTSIASAYKRDPDFPPPPSQLDLNILHSGYVRHTHRTQHLHTLHHSKHRVANVVPTGTKTSVHETLTSNPPPCANTNALIPNANMLAITPSILRSVQLHSVSKSSNTVTSSDLESASGPATVTKPKCPSGATLAPPPINTRPLPPRRPPPRPPTQDHTASPDHSQPPPPGRHPDGPPSYESLLLRQDRYGPGTFWSMTAFRTRLDPFSELSDDSSPLHRPVPRAPHPSPVDLHTHIRSHTEFRGLTHSARAHPEFRILGECSFSQDDDDDEDDEEEEEQVKESQRATCHRVGMRIDHPPPPAYEFAGGSHLDSGPWTSPVKVPGTTVETSHPYLISDARRIRQMVQEEEEETSGATRSAHHLLPQENKDDSTTPDTEDYFSKDSTPTDNSLSPLTDDAKVDDDLMTSPNKSRTTEDLFAMIHRSKRKVLGRKDSGDLNVKSRLCPAAPVNPNSVTNAIMPPPPPLNTPATVATASGSQRVPVPIYRSAKKSSTSNEEFKLLLLKKGSRSDSSYRMSATEILKSPITPKSHGESILEGCMSQTEENLPMHQEPPLSNSDPIQIPGLFPRANSESFTPKILPMTAASRQGRSRVPPVANSSRYSTRSRLYTAPMQAISEGETENSDGSPHDDRSS; this is encoded by the exons CTGTGTCCAACTTGGATATAGAGAGCAAGTTGTCAGTTCACTATCAGGCTCCATGGCACCAACAACACAACGTATTCCATCCACGCACCCGACCACCATGTCTGGAGGAACTGCACAAAAACTCTCAGTTCAGCCTCCGAGCCCTGCGCAGAG ACGAAAAACAGAACGAGCCACCCACGAGTCGGGAGAAGAACAAGGTGACTATCTCTGTCTCAACGGCGCCCCCTATACCCACCTTCCCCTCACCGCATTCCATCAGACGGCAACAGAGAAGTCGGCTGGCACGAGCG CAAGAAAGAgaagagcgagagcgagagttAGACTATCAACCTagtaag GAGAGGACAGTGAGAGAAACAGAAATCCAAACCATTCAAAGAAAA GAGAGACCGGGGAGAGAAGTGGATATTCAGACGATACAAAGAAAG GCTACCTCAACGGGCGAGGGCGACGAGGATGAGGTGTTAACAGGTCACAAAACAAAGACCTCAGCACATGCTGTCCCCTCCACCCAGGACAAAGAGACCAAATGGTCAAAGGAAAATGTGTCCCACTCCGATCAGAAGACAACTTCGGATGATACTCGTGCAGTCTCTTCCTGTATCATCCCCATCAATGTAACAG gAGTTGGATTTGATAGAGAGGCTAGTGCACGGTGCTCCCTTGTGCATTCCCAGTCAGTTCTTCAGAGAAGAAGGAaattgaggaggaggaagaccaTCACTGGAATACCCAAACGAGTACAACAGGACATGG ACTCAGATGAATCACCAGTAGCAAGAGAGCGGACAGTAATTGTCCATGCCAATCCGCACCAACTCTCGCTGTGTCACGAAGACTTCTCAATTAGTGGTCGCCTTCACCACACTCGAGACTCTGGCTGCCAAACAGATGATTTCCTCATAGCAT GCACAGCCGCTCCTTCCAGGAGACGCATTCGAGCTCAACGAGGCCATCAGGGAATACCGGCATCTCTTTCCCACTCGACAGGCAACATTTCTTCCCTTGGTGATCAGTCTGACTCGACATACACAAGTACCGCAACCCACACTGGACGTTTGCGATCTCGCAGCCTTCCACGAGAAGGTGGTCGCCTGATGGATAGTGATGAGGACGACGATGACAAttacgatgatgatgatgacgaggaTGAGGAATTGTCACCGTATGAACCAGAGGACTTTATTCCCCCTGGTCCGAGTCCGAGgctgaagatgatgatgatgaaggatGAAGAGGAGAGCACAGATGACCAGGCAGCTCCTGAGCCACTGCAACTAGGAAGTTTAAAACGGTTGCAACGATCTGGGGAAAGAGATCGGGGAGGAGGGAGCCCAGAACATTGCTGGATGGAGAGAGGCCGGTCTCGCTTGCCCCGCAAAGCTGACATGGGCAGCTGCGAGATCTCTTCAAGTTCTGATACGTTTAGTAGCCCGATTCACTCCGTGTCCACAACAGGAGTCTTGAGTAGCCATGTAGACCCCAAGGAAGACCATCAGTCATCCAGTGGCAATTGGAGTGGATCCAGTTCTACCTGCCCATCCCAAACCTCCGAAACCATCCCCCCACCTTCTTCTCCACCACTTACAGGCTCGTCTCACTGTGACTCAGAGCTGTCACTCAACACCGTAcccaatgctatggatgaggGCTTTTCCCTGGATCCCTCATACCATTCTGAATTGAGACCTCAAGGACCAGGCCACAGGTCAAGCTCATTCACATCCTCAGCAACAGATCAGCTGGATGATGCAGGGGTCAGTACAGCTAGCGAGGGGGAATGGGCATATCCTCCGGACCAGGACCAGCTTGACCCAGACCAATACCATGACCACACCCAAAACGTATGTCCAAGCCAAGACTACAGCTCCAAACAAGCGCGAGAACAAACATGTTTCAGTGAAAAGACCAACATTGCTGACAAAGACACTGGCTCTCATTGCTCATCTGATGCAGAGGGTTTGTGTACATCTGAGCAATTTGGGAAGAGTAATAAGAGTTGCGGACACTACATATATAACTATGCAGACCAAGGGACTGATTGTGGTCAATCCAACATGGTCGCACCACCTCCCATTTCCCATGGAGTTTACTCCCCAGCCTCGTCTGAGTACAAAAGAGGCACTATGACGCTCGGGAGGCCCTGTCGCCCACTGAGGAAACCCAAACTAAAACCTCCTCCACCTATGCGAACTTCCTCCCTGAAAGAGCCTAGTAGTAGTGTTGACGTAGGAACGGACACACAAGCAGATCAAGACCAACCAAAGATGGTTAGTGAACAAGACCTGACATTGTCTTCCACAGATATGAAGTTGGAACTGGAACTGGTAGGCATTCCAGAACCATTGGAGACGTCTTGTCTTGTGGCAGAGCCTATGGGAACATGGGTAATGGGACTAGGAGAAAGCGTAGACATAGTAGAACCCATGTCCTTTAGCTCAGCAGACACACACTCGTTTAAAGACGAAGGAGCTGTGCAATCAGACTATGCAGACCTCTGGCTACACAATACTGAGGTAAAGTCCAACACTTGTGAGTACAAATCCCTGTCAAACTCAAGCACGGCGACAGGCACAACTGTTATGGATTGTGTCAAGTCACCAGACAGCTCGTCCTCCTCTGACACGCAATCCCAGACTCTTTCCCAGTCTTCTGAGACGAGAGCTGCTAGTCCACCCCACCCGCCTGGAGACTTTAAACTCGGGTCACCCGAGAAGTTGGCTGGTTTGGCATCACCATCCAGCGGTTATTCAAGTCAATCAGAAACACCAACTTCTACTTTGCCCTCAACTTCAGCAGCATTCTTTCCAGGTCCACTGTCCCCCTCCACCGGCAAAAGGAAGCCCAGAGTGCCAGAGAGAAAGTCTTCTCTTTCATCTTTGCAACATCTACCGAGAGACGGAACTTCTATAGCGTCTGCTTACAAGAGAGACCCAGACTTCCCACCGCCACCTTCTCAGCTTGATCTTAATATTCTTCACAGTGGCTATGTCAGACATACGCACAGAACACAACACCTGCACACACTTCACCACAGCAAACACAGAGTCGCAAATGTTGTTCCCACAGGAACAAAGACGTCGGTCCATGAGACATTAACGAGCAACCCCCCACCATGCGCAAACACCAACGCTTTGATTCCAAACGCAAATATGTTGGCCATAACGCCATCAATTCTACGTTCAGTGCAGCTCCACTCTGTCAGCAAATCGAGTAATACTGTGACCAGCTCAGACCTGGAATCTGCAAGTGGACCAGCAACTGTTACCAAACCCAAATGTCCTAGCGGGGCGACTctagccccgcccccaatCAACACCAGGCCGCTCCCTCCTCGTAGACCGCCCCCGAGACCTCCAACTCAGGACCACACCGCCTCCCCTGATCACTCTCAACCACCTCCCCCTGGTCGTCACCCTGACGGGCCTCCTTCTTACGAAAGCCTACTACTTAGACAAGATCGATACGGGCCTGGAACCTTCTGGTCGATGACAGCGTTCAGGACTCGTTTGGACCCATTTTCAGAACTCTCAGATGACAGTTCGCCTTTGCATCGGCCAGTGCCACGTGCCCCTCACCCTTCACCGGTGGatctacacacacatatcCGCTCACACACAGAATTTAGAGGGCTCACACATTCAGCTCGCGCGCACCCAGAGTTTCGGATCTTGGGAGAGTGTTCTTTTTCccaagatgatgatgatgatgaagatgatgaggaagaagaagaacaagtAAAAGAATCCCAGAGGGCCACATGTCACAGGGTGGGCATGCGAATAGATCACCCTCCCCCTCCAGCCTACGAGTTTGCAGGAGGATCCCACCTGGACTCAGGGCCCTGGACTAGTCCAGTCAAAGTGCCTGGTACCACAGTGGAGACATCGCATCCTTACCTAATCAGCGATGCCAGGAGGATAAGACAAATGGtgcaggaagaagaggaagagacaTCAGGTGCTACCAGAAGTGCCCATCACCTGCTGccacaagaaaataaagatgacTCCACCACTCCTGACACAGAAGACTATTTCAGTAAAG ATTCCACACCTACTGACAACTCACTTTCCCCTTTGACGGATGACGCCAAAGTTGATGACGATCTAATGACATCACCCAACAAGTCCAGAACAACCGAGGATCTGTTTGCCATGATACACAG ATCCAAGAGAAAGGTCCTGGGCCGCAAAGATTCGGGAGACTTAAACGTGAAGTCTCGTCTCTGCCCGGCAGCACCAGTGAATCCGAACAGTGTCACCAATGCCATTATGCCACCGCCCCCTCCGCTCAACACCCCAGCCACCGTAGCCACTGCATCCGGGTCGCAACGCGTCCCTGTTCCAATCTACCGCAGCGCCAAAAAATCCAGTACATCCAATGAGGAGTTTAAACTATTGTTGCTGAAGAAAGGCAGCAGATCTGATTCTAGTTACCGCATGTCAGCCACCGAAATTCTGAAGAGCCCTATAACTCCAAAGAGCCACGGGGAATCCATCTTGGAAGGTTGTATGAGTCAAACTGAAGAGAACCTCCCAATGCATCAGGAGCCACCGCTTTCCAACTCGGACCCTATCCAGATACCAGGCCTCTTTCCCAGGGCCAACTCTGAGAGCTTCACCCCCAAAATACTGCCTATGACCGCTGCATCTCGACAGGGACGTTCTCGGGTTCCACCAGTAGCCAACAGTAGTCGCTATAGTACTCGTAGCCGCCTCTACACTGCTCCCATGCAAGCCATTTCTGAAGGGGAGACAGAGAACTCAGATGGAAGTCCCCATGATGACAGATCTTCATAG
- the nhsb gene encoding Nance-Horan syndrome protein isoform X4 encodes MALACLGIGCASVPSKAVSNLDIESKLSVHYQAPWHQQHNVFHPRTRPPCLEELHKNSQFSLRALRRDEKQNEPPTSREKNKVTISVSTAPPIPTFPSPHSIRRQQRSRLARAQEREERERELDYQPSKERTVRETEIQTIQRKERPGREVDIQTIQRKFECFYSLHPIEGCIFIPWNRKATSTGEGDEDEVLTGHKTKTSAHAVPSTQDKETKWSKENVSHSDQKTTSDDTRAVSSCIIPINVTGVGFDREASARCSLVHSQSVLQRRRKLRRRKTITGIPKRVQQDMDSDESPVARERTVIVHANPHQLSLCHEDFSISGRLHHTRDSGCQTDDFLIACTAAPSRRRIRAQRGHQGIPASLSHSTGNISSLGDQSDSTYTSTATHTGRLRSRSLPREGGRLMDSDEDDDDNYDDDDDEDEELSPYEPEDFIPPGPSPRLKMMMMKDEEESTDDQAAPEPLQLGSLKRLQRSGERDRGGGSPEHCWMERGRSRLPRKADMGSCEISSSSDTFSSPIHSVSTTGVLSSHVDPKEDHQSSSGNWSGSSSTCPSQTSETIPPPSSPPLTGSSHCDSELSLNTVPNAMDEGFSLDPSYHSELRPQGPGHRSSSFTSSATDQLDDAGVSTASEGEWAYPPDQDQLDPDQYHDHTQNVCPSQDYSSKQAREQTCFSEKTNIADKDTGSHCSSDAEGLCTSEQFGKSNKSCGHYIYNYADQGTDCGQSNMVAPPPISHGVYSPASSEYKRGTMTLGRPCRPLRKPKLKPPPPMRTSSLKEPSSSVDVGTDTQADQDQPKMVSEQDLTLSSTDMKLELELVGIPEPLETSCLVAEPMGTWVMGLGESVDIVEPMSFSSADTHSFKDEGAVQSDYADLWLHNTEVKSNTCEYKSLSNSSTATGTTVMDCVKSPDSSSSSDTQSQTLSQSSETRAASPPHPPGDFKLGSPEKLAGLASPSSGYSSQSETPTSTLPSTSAAFFPGPLSPSTGKRKPRVPERKSSLSSLQHLPRDGTSIASAYKRDPDFPPPPSQLDLNILHSGYVRHTHRTQHLHTLHHSKHRVANVVPTGTKTSVHETLTSNPPPCANTNALIPNANMLAITPSILRSVQLHSVSKSSNTVTSSDLESASGPATVTKPKCPSGATLAPPPINTRPLPPRRPPPRPPTQDHTASPDHSQPPPPGRHPDGPPSYESLLLRQDRYGPGTFWSMTAFRTRLDPFSELSDDSSPLHRPVPRAPHPSPVDLHTHIRSHTEFRGLTHSARAHPEFRILGECSFSQDDDDDEDDEEEEEQVKESQRATCHRVGMRIDHPPPPAYEFAGGSHLDSGPWTSPVKVPGTTVETSHPYLISDARRIRQMVQEEEEETSGATRSAHHLLPQENKDDSTTPDTEDYFSKDSTPTDNSLSPLTDDAKVDDDLMTSPNKSRTTEDLFAMIHRSKRKVLGRKDSGDLNVKSRLCPAAPVNPNSVTNAIMPPPPPLNTPATVATASGSQRVPVPIYRSAKKSSTSNEEFKLLLLKKGSRSDSSYRMSATEILKSPITPKSHGESILEGCMSQTEENLPMHQEPPLSNSDPIQIPGLFPRANSESFTPKILPMTAASRQGRSRVPPVANSSRYSTRSRLYTAPMQAISEGETENSDGSPHDDRSS; translated from the exons ATGGCTTTGGCTTGTCTCGGGATTGGCTGTGCCTCTGTGCCATCTAAAG CTGTGTCCAACTTGGATATAGAGAGCAAGTTGTCAGTTCACTATCAGGCTCCATGGCACCAACAACACAACGTATTCCATCCACGCACCCGACCACCATGTCTGGAGGAACTGCACAAAAACTCTCAGTTCAGCCTCCGAGCCCTGCGCAGAG ACGAAAAACAGAACGAGCCACCCACGAGTCGGGAGAAGAACAAGGTGACTATCTCTGTCTCAACGGCGCCCCCTATACCCACCTTCCCCTCACCGCATTCCATCAGACGGCAACAGAGAAGTCGGCTGGCACGAGCG CAAGAAAGAgaagagcgagagcgagagttAGACTATCAACCTagtaag GAGAGGACAGTGAGAGAAACAGAAATCCAAACCATTCAAAGAAAA GAGAGACCGGGGAGAGAAGTGGATATTCAGACGATACAAAGAAAG TTTGAGTGCTTTTACTCACTTCATCCAATTGAGGGATGCATCTTCATTCCGTGGAATAGAAAG GCTACCTCAACGGGCGAGGGCGACGAGGATGAGGTGTTAACAGGTCACAAAACAAAGACCTCAGCACATGCTGTCCCCTCCACCCAGGACAAAGAGACCAAATGGTCAAAGGAAAATGTGTCCCACTCCGATCAGAAGACAACTTCGGATGATACTCGTGCAGTCTCTTCCTGTATCATCCCCATCAATGTAACAG gAGTTGGATTTGATAGAGAGGCTAGTGCACGGTGCTCCCTTGTGCATTCCCAGTCAGTTCTTCAGAGAAGAAGGAaattgaggaggaggaagaccaTCACTGGAATACCCAAACGAGTACAACAGGACATGG ACTCAGATGAATCACCAGTAGCAAGAGAGCGGACAGTAATTGTCCATGCCAATCCGCACCAACTCTCGCTGTGTCACGAAGACTTCTCAATTAGTGGTCGCCTTCACCACACTCGAGACTCTGGCTGCCAAACAGATGATTTCCTCATAGCAT GCACAGCCGCTCCTTCCAGGAGACGCATTCGAGCTCAACGAGGCCATCAGGGAATACCGGCATCTCTTTCCCACTCGACAGGCAACATTTCTTCCCTTGGTGATCAGTCTGACTCGACATACACAAGTACCGCAACCCACACTGGACGTTTGCGATCTCGCAGCCTTCCACGAGAAGGTGGTCGCCTGATGGATAGTGATGAGGACGACGATGACAAttacgatgatgatgatgacgaggaTGAGGAATTGTCACCGTATGAACCAGAGGACTTTATTCCCCCTGGTCCGAGTCCGAGgctgaagatgatgatgatgaaggatGAAGAGGAGAGCACAGATGACCAGGCAGCTCCTGAGCCACTGCAACTAGGAAGTTTAAAACGGTTGCAACGATCTGGGGAAAGAGATCGGGGAGGAGGGAGCCCAGAACATTGCTGGATGGAGAGAGGCCGGTCTCGCTTGCCCCGCAAAGCTGACATGGGCAGCTGCGAGATCTCTTCAAGTTCTGATACGTTTAGTAGCCCGATTCACTCCGTGTCCACAACAGGAGTCTTGAGTAGCCATGTAGACCCCAAGGAAGACCATCAGTCATCCAGTGGCAATTGGAGTGGATCCAGTTCTACCTGCCCATCCCAAACCTCCGAAACCATCCCCCCACCTTCTTCTCCACCACTTACAGGCTCGTCTCACTGTGACTCAGAGCTGTCACTCAACACCGTAcccaatgctatggatgaggGCTTTTCCCTGGATCCCTCATACCATTCTGAATTGAGACCTCAAGGACCAGGCCACAGGTCAAGCTCATTCACATCCTCAGCAACAGATCAGCTGGATGATGCAGGGGTCAGTACAGCTAGCGAGGGGGAATGGGCATATCCTCCGGACCAGGACCAGCTTGACCCAGACCAATACCATGACCACACCCAAAACGTATGTCCAAGCCAAGACTACAGCTCCAAACAAGCGCGAGAACAAACATGTTTCAGTGAAAAGACCAACATTGCTGACAAAGACACTGGCTCTCATTGCTCATCTGATGCAGAGGGTTTGTGTACATCTGAGCAATTTGGGAAGAGTAATAAGAGTTGCGGACACTACATATATAACTATGCAGACCAAGGGACTGATTGTGGTCAATCCAACATGGTCGCACCACCTCCCATTTCCCATGGAGTTTACTCCCCAGCCTCGTCTGAGTACAAAAGAGGCACTATGACGCTCGGGAGGCCCTGTCGCCCACTGAGGAAACCCAAACTAAAACCTCCTCCACCTATGCGAACTTCCTCCCTGAAAGAGCCTAGTAGTAGTGTTGACGTAGGAACGGACACACAAGCAGATCAAGACCAACCAAAGATGGTTAGTGAACAAGACCTGACATTGTCTTCCACAGATATGAAGTTGGAACTGGAACTGGTAGGCATTCCAGAACCATTGGAGACGTCTTGTCTTGTGGCAGAGCCTATGGGAACATGGGTAATGGGACTAGGAGAAAGCGTAGACATAGTAGAACCCATGTCCTTTAGCTCAGCAGACACACACTCGTTTAAAGACGAAGGAGCTGTGCAATCAGACTATGCAGACCTCTGGCTACACAATACTGAGGTAAAGTCCAACACTTGTGAGTACAAATCCCTGTCAAACTCAAGCACGGCGACAGGCACAACTGTTATGGATTGTGTCAAGTCACCAGACAGCTCGTCCTCCTCTGACACGCAATCCCAGACTCTTTCCCAGTCTTCTGAGACGAGAGCTGCTAGTCCACCCCACCCGCCTGGAGACTTTAAACTCGGGTCACCCGAGAAGTTGGCTGGTTTGGCATCACCATCCAGCGGTTATTCAAGTCAATCAGAAACACCAACTTCTACTTTGCCCTCAACTTCAGCAGCATTCTTTCCAGGTCCACTGTCCCCCTCCACCGGCAAAAGGAAGCCCAGAGTGCCAGAGAGAAAGTCTTCTCTTTCATCTTTGCAACATCTACCGAGAGACGGAACTTCTATAGCGTCTGCTTACAAGAGAGACCCAGACTTCCCACCGCCACCTTCTCAGCTTGATCTTAATATTCTTCACAGTGGCTATGTCAGACATACGCACAGAACACAACACCTGCACACACTTCACCACAGCAAACACAGAGTCGCAAATGTTGTTCCCACAGGAACAAAGACGTCGGTCCATGAGACATTAACGAGCAACCCCCCACCATGCGCAAACACCAACGCTTTGATTCCAAACGCAAATATGTTGGCCATAACGCCATCAATTCTACGTTCAGTGCAGCTCCACTCTGTCAGCAAATCGAGTAATACTGTGACCAGCTCAGACCTGGAATCTGCAAGTGGACCAGCAACTGTTACCAAACCCAAATGTCCTAGCGGGGCGACTctagccccgcccccaatCAACACCAGGCCGCTCCCTCCTCGTAGACCGCCCCCGAGACCTCCAACTCAGGACCACACCGCCTCCCCTGATCACTCTCAACCACCTCCCCCTGGTCGTCACCCTGACGGGCCTCCTTCTTACGAAAGCCTACTACTTAGACAAGATCGATACGGGCCTGGAACCTTCTGGTCGATGACAGCGTTCAGGACTCGTTTGGACCCATTTTCAGAACTCTCAGATGACAGTTCGCCTTTGCATCGGCCAGTGCCACGTGCCCCTCACCCTTCACCGGTGGatctacacacacatatcCGCTCACACACAGAATTTAGAGGGCTCACACATTCAGCTCGCGCGCACCCAGAGTTTCGGATCTTGGGAGAGTGTTCTTTTTCccaagatgatgatgatgatgaagatgatgaggaagaagaagaacaagtAAAAGAATCCCAGAGGGCCACATGTCACAGGGTGGGCATGCGAATAGATCACCCTCCCCCTCCAGCCTACGAGTTTGCAGGAGGATCCCACCTGGACTCAGGGCCCTGGACTAGTCCAGTCAAAGTGCCTGGTACCACAGTGGAGACATCGCATCCTTACCTAATCAGCGATGCCAGGAGGATAAGACAAATGGtgcaggaagaagaggaagagacaTCAGGTGCTACCAGAAGTGCCCATCACCTGCTGccacaagaaaataaagatgacTCCACCACTCCTGACACAGAAGACTATTTCAGTAAAG ATTCCACACCTACTGACAACTCACTTTCCCCTTTGACGGATGACGCCAAAGTTGATGACGATCTAATGACATCACCCAACAAGTCCAGAACAACCGAGGATCTGTTTGCCATGATACACAG ATCCAAGAGAAAGGTCCTGGGCCGCAAAGATTCGGGAGACTTAAACGTGAAGTCTCGTCTCTGCCCGGCAGCACCAGTGAATCCGAACAGTGTCACCAATGCCATTATGCCACCGCCCCCTCCGCTCAACACCCCAGCCACCGTAGCCACTGCATCCGGGTCGCAACGCGTCCCTGTTCCAATCTACCGCAGCGCCAAAAAATCCAGTACATCCAATGAGGAGTTTAAACTATTGTTGCTGAAGAAAGGCAGCAGATCTGATTCTAGTTACCGCATGTCAGCCACCGAAATTCTGAAGAGCCCTATAACTCCAAAGAGCCACGGGGAATCCATCTTGGAAGGTTGTATGAGTCAAACTGAAGAGAACCTCCCAATGCATCAGGAGCCACCGCTTTCCAACTCGGACCCTATCCAGATACCAGGCCTCTTTCCCAGGGCCAACTCTGAGAGCTTCACCCCCAAAATACTGCCTATGACCGCTGCATCTCGACAGGGACGTTCTCGGGTTCCACCAGTAGCCAACAGTAGTCGCTATAGTACTCGTAGCCGCCTCTACACTGCTCCCATGCAAGCCATTTCTGAAGGGGAGACAGAGAACTCAGATGGAAGTCCCCATGATGACAGATCTTCATAG